One genomic region from Methanonatronarchaeum thermophilum encodes:
- the spt4 gene encoding transcription elongation factor subunit Spt4 — MVDAACRNCYRIVKESDTCPICRSSSLTESWTGYVVILDPKRSKIAGKLNVEHPGKYALKVR; from the coding sequence ATGGTGGACGCTGCTTGTCGGAATTGTTATAGAATAGTTAAGGAAAGTGATACGTGTCCTATATGTAGGTCTAGTTCGTTGACGGAGTCATGGACTGGATATGTTGTTATTTTAGACCCTAAAAGGTCTAAGATTGCTGGTAAACTGAATGTGGAACATCCTGGAAAATATGCATTGAAGGTAAGGTAA
- a CDS encoding 30S ribosomal protein S27ae — protein MNKKDIYEVKDGEIEKKRENCPRCGKGVFMADHGDRLACGKCGYTEFK, from the coding sequence TTGAACAAAAAAGACATCTACGAAGTTAAAGATGGTGAAATAGAGAAAAAGAGAGAAAACTGTCCTCGATGTGGAAAAGGCGTTTTTATGGCTGACCACGGAGACAGACTCGCTTGTGGTAAATGTGGGTACACAGAGTTTAAATAA
- a CDS encoding bifunctional N(6)-L-threonylcarbamoyladenine synthase/serine/threonine protein kinase has protein sequence MKALGIEGTAWNLSVGVVNENKVLSHISKPYQPNSGGIHPREASQHHADNIASVIDKAIKKAEIKPTEIDLISFSQGPGMGQCLRVVATAARTLSLSLDIPIVGVNHCIAHIEVGRWKTGCEDPVVLYVSGANSQVLGYRSNRYRVFGETLDIGIGNALDKFARKIDLNHPGGPKIEKLAEKGNKLIELPYIVKGMDFSFSGLITSAENQINKKPKQDISYSIQETAFAMLTEVTERALAHLSKNEILLCGGVANNKRLTNMLETMAENRDARLYKPKPEFLSDNGAMIAHTGLKMYKSGIKHTTNINIKPNYRPDTVEVRWR, from the coding sequence ATGAAAGCCCTGGGTATAGAGGGAACCGCTTGGAACCTATCTGTAGGGGTTGTAAATGAAAACAAAGTTTTATCCCACATCTCCAAGCCATACCAACCAAACTCAGGAGGCATCCACCCTAGAGAAGCCTCTCAACACCACGCAGACAACATCGCCTCGGTGATCGACAAAGCGATAAAAAAAGCAGAGATTAAGCCAACCGAAATAGACCTAATATCTTTTTCTCAAGGCCCAGGAATGGGACAATGCCTACGTGTAGTAGCTACTGCAGCCCGAACACTATCACTATCCCTAGATATACCGATTGTAGGAGTAAACCACTGTATCGCTCACATAGAGGTTGGTAGGTGGAAAACAGGTTGTGAAGACCCTGTAGTGCTTTACGTAAGCGGTGCAAACTCACAAGTCCTTGGATACCGATCAAATAGATACAGGGTTTTCGGAGAAACACTAGATATAGGCATAGGAAATGCACTTGACAAATTCGCTAGAAAAATCGATTTAAACCATCCAGGCGGACCCAAAATAGAGAAACTCGCTGAAAAAGGCAATAAACTCATAGAACTTCCATACATAGTGAAAGGAATGGATTTCTCTTTTTCAGGATTGATTACATCAGCAGAAAACCAAATAAACAAAAAACCAAAACAAGACATATCATACAGCATACAAGAAACAGCTTTCGCAATGCTAACCGAAGTAACAGAAAGAGCTCTAGCACACCTCTCCAAAAACGAAATCCTATTATGCGGAGGAGTAGCAAACAACAAAAGACTCACCAACATGCTAGAAACAATGGCTGAAAACCGAGACGCAAGATTATATAAACCAAAACCAGAATTTCTCAGCGACAACGGCGCAATGATAGCACACACAGGACTGAAAATGTATAAATCAGGAATAAAACACACAACAAACATAAACATAAAACCAAACTACAGGCCAGACACCGTGGAGGTACGGTGGAGATGA
- a CDS encoding GTP-dependent dephospho-CoA kinase family protein: MKKPLGELHRDESSFQEVLEESSYSGIVTVGDVTTYKLLREDVVPALAVVDGRVMREEASQEIKDAVEDWSYKKKTVRNPAGHITTDLINAIKEGLDLGEPYLVSVIGEEDLAVLPVALYAPEGYIILYGQPKEGLVSVTVDRDCKDKVKVFLDMMEEI; this comes from the coding sequence TTGAAGAAACCGCTTGGGGAGCTTCATAGGGATGAAAGTTCGTTTCAAGAGGTTTTAGAGGAATCCAGCTATAGTGGTATTGTTACTGTAGGTGATGTAACTACATACAAACTGCTTAGAGAAGATGTTGTTCCTGCTTTAGCGGTTGTGGATGGACGTGTCATGCGTGAAGAAGCAAGTCAGGAGATAAAGGACGCGGTTGAGGATTGGAGTTATAAAAAAAAGACGGTTCGTAATCCGGCTGGCCACATAACTACCGATTTGATAAACGCTATTAAAGAAGGTCTTGATTTAGGTGAACCATATCTTGTTTCAGTTATTGGTGAAGAAGACCTTGCTGTGTTGCCTGTCGCGCTTTATGCACCGGAAGGTTATATAATCCTATATGGACAACCTAAGGAAGGATTGGTTTCTGTCACTGTTGATAGAGATTGTAAGGATAAAGTTAAGGTTTTTTTAGATATGATGGAGGAGATATGA